A window of Rhizobium acidisoli contains these coding sequences:
- a CDS encoding MDR family MFS transporter has product MDMQLAPQPLVTDPRRRLILFFFLMTAMFMATLDNQIVSTALPTIVGEFGHLERFGWIGSAYLLALSAVMPLYGKLGDLFGRKYVMMTAIMIFTVGSAVCGLAVSMNTLIAARVLQGLGGGGIMVSIFAVNADLFEPRERARYQSYSSLVLMASGAIGPVLGGTMSDLFGWRSIFLVNVPIGLIALAGLAVMLPYRKPHRRPRIDYAGALLLALTTTSIVLATDSSELFGALVSPQSIGIVAFGVVCAVTWVFVERRAPEPIVPLELFRNSTFNLLLVISIMGGAIAIGMVNYLALFLQTTTGLSPSAAGLLFILLTGGLVCGSLSAGRIISKTGRYKPFAVASLTCSAIAFALMSQIHAGTPIAFIGAIMMLHGIGIGLAQQVPVIGVQNAAPARDVGAATGSVTLSRMGGASIAISIYGAIIASQLNKVGVSIPGVADIEQLTPKMMASLPEASRQSVADLYAAAFSPLFMTACAIALIGLVAALMLKPVQLPRAGETLRPQPTTAEAAE; this is encoded by the coding sequence ATGGACATGCAACTCGCGCCTCAGCCGCTCGTGACGGATCCTCGTCGCCGGCTTATCCTCTTCTTCTTCCTGATGACAGCCATGTTCATGGCGACGCTCGATAATCAGATCGTTTCGACGGCGCTGCCGACGATCGTCGGCGAATTCGGCCATCTCGAGCGTTTCGGCTGGATCGGCTCGGCCTATCTCCTGGCGCTCAGCGCCGTCATGCCGCTCTATGGCAAGCTCGGCGATCTCTTCGGTCGCAAATATGTGATGATGACGGCGATCATGATTTTCACCGTCGGCTCGGCGGTCTGCGGCCTCGCGGTCTCGATGAACACGCTGATCGCCGCCCGTGTGCTGCAGGGTCTCGGCGGCGGCGGCATCATGGTGTCGATCTTCGCCGTCAATGCCGATCTGTTCGAGCCGCGCGAGCGGGCGCGTTACCAGAGTTATTCCAGCCTCGTGCTGATGGCGTCGGGCGCGATCGGTCCGGTGCTCGGCGGCACGATGAGCGACCTTTTCGGCTGGCGTTCGATTTTCCTCGTCAACGTGCCGATCGGCCTGATCGCGCTTGCCGGCCTTGCCGTGATGTTGCCCTATCGCAAGCCGCATCGCCGCCCGAGGATCGATTATGCCGGTGCGCTGCTGCTCGCCCTGACGACGACCAGTATCGTGCTTGCCACCGACAGCAGCGAACTGTTCGGCGCATTGGTCTCGCCGCAGAGTATCGGCATCGTCGCCTTCGGCGTCGTCTGCGCCGTCACCTGGGTATTCGTCGAGCGCCGCGCGCCGGAGCCGATCGTACCGCTGGAGCTCTTTCGTAATTCGACCTTCAACCTGCTCCTGGTGATCTCGATCATGGGCGGCGCCATCGCCATCGGCATGGTCAATTACCTCGCGCTCTTTCTGCAGACCACCACCGGCCTTTCGCCCTCTGCCGCCGGCCTTCTCTTCATCCTTCTGACGGGCGGCCTCGTCTGCGGGTCGCTGTCCGCAGGCCGCATTATCTCAAAAACGGGCCGCTACAAGCCCTTCGCCGTTGCAAGCCTGACCTGCAGCGCCATCGCCTTCGCATTGATGTCGCAGATCCATGCGGGAACGCCGATCGCCTTCATCGGCGCGATTATGATGCTGCATGGCATCGGCATCGGCCTTGCCCAGCAGGTTCCCGTCATCGGCGTGCAGAATGCAGCACCGGCCCGCGACGTCGGCGCCGCCACCGGGTCGGTGACGCTGTCGCGCATGGGAGGCGCGTCGATCGCTATCTCCATCTATGGCGCCATCATCGCCTCTCAGCTTAACAAGGTCGGCGTGTCCATTCCCGGTGTCGCCGATATCGAGCAGCTGACGCCGAAGATGATGGCTTCCCTTCCCGAAGCAAGCCGCCAGTCTGTCGCCGATCTCTATGCCGCCGCCTTCTCGCCGCTCTTCATGACCGCCTGCGCCATTGCGCTGATCGGCCTTGTGGCCGCTCTCATGCTGAAGCCGGTGCAACTACCCCGCGCCGGCGAGACTTTAAGACCACAACCGACGACGGCCGAAGCCGCGGAATAA
- a CDS encoding M48 family metalloprotease has protein sequence MMRRNRLESLTTWKSPALSSDALFAPRRFARRLMLLSAVALTLNGCQTLIEQSYQPSVSPSSNPQIVDEVQKNDPRAAMGAREHPRIVASYGGEYKDAKTERLVARIAGALTAVSENPSQSYRITILNSPAINAFALPGGYLYVTRGLLALANDASEVAAVLSHEMGHVTANHGIERQKREEAEVIASRVVAEVLSSDIAGKQALARGKLRLAAFSRQQELQADVIGVRMLGEAGYDPYSAARFLDSMAAYSRFMSVDPEADQSLDFLSSHPNSAQRIELARTHARAFGQEGSVGDKGRDYYLDGIDGLLYGDSPEEGYVRGQTFLHGGLGIRFDVPPDFHIDNKVEAVMATGPNDIAVRFDGVADNQNQSLTNYISSGWVTGLDPSTIQPVTINGMEAATARASADRWDFDVTVIRNNSQIFRFLTAVPKGSDALEPTANVLRASFRRMTPAEAASLKPLRIRVVTVRPGENISTLAARMMGTDRKLDLFKLINALPTGAAVSPGDRVKIIAE, from the coding sequence ATGATGCGGAGAAACAGACTGGAGAGCTTGACGACGTGGAAATCGCCCGCGCTTTCCAGTGATGCCCTCTTCGCGCCCCGGCGCTTCGCGCGTCGCCTGATGCTGCTTTCGGCCGTCGCACTGACGCTTAATGGCTGTCAAACGCTGATCGAGCAATCCTATCAGCCGAGCGTCTCGCCTTCTTCCAATCCGCAGATCGTCGACGAGGTGCAGAAGAACGACCCGCGCGCGGCGATGGGCGCCCGCGAACATCCGCGCATCGTCGCAAGCTACGGCGGCGAATACAAGGACGCCAAGACCGAGCGCCTCGTCGCCCGCATCGCCGGCGCGCTGACGGCGGTGTCTGAGAATCCGAGCCAGTCCTACCGCATCACCATCCTGAATTCACCGGCGATCAACGCCTTCGCGCTGCCAGGTGGTTATCTCTACGTCACCCGCGGCCTGCTCGCCCTTGCCAACGACGCCTCCGAAGTCGCCGCCGTGCTGTCGCACGAGATGGGCCATGTGACGGCAAACCACGGCATCGAGCGGCAGAAGCGCGAAGAGGCTGAGGTCATCGCCAGCCGCGTCGTCGCCGAGGTCCTTTCCAGCGATATCGCCGGCAAGCAGGCACTGGCCCGCGGCAAACTGCGCCTTGCCGCCTTCTCCCGCCAGCAGGAACTACAGGCCGATGTCATCGGCGTACGGATGCTCGGCGAAGCCGGCTACGACCCCTATTCCGCTGCCCGCTTTCTCGATTCCATGGCGGCGTACAGCCGCTTCATGTCGGTCGATCCCGAAGCCGACCAGAGCCTCGACTTCCTGTCGAGCCATCCGAATTCCGCCCAGCGCATCGAGCTTGCCCGCACCCATGCGCGGGCCTTCGGCCAGGAAGGGTCAGTCGGCGACAAGGGCCGCGACTATTATCTCGACGGCATAGACGGTCTGCTCTACGGCGATAGCCCTGAGGAAGGCTATGTGCGCGGCCAGACCTTCCTGCATGGAGGCCTCGGCATCCGCTTCGACGTGCCGCCGGACTTCCACATCGACAACAAGGTCGAAGCCGTGATGGCCACGGGCCCGAACGACATCGCCGTCCGCTTCGACGGCGTCGCCGACAATCAGAACCAGAGCCTCACCAACTATATTTCCAGCGGCTGGGTGACCGGCCTCGACCCGTCGACCATCCAGCCGGTTACCATCAACGGCATGGAAGCAGCCACAGCACGCGCAAGTGCGGATCGCTGGGATTTCGATGTCACCGTGATCCGCAACAATTCGCAGATCTTCCGTTTCCTGACCGCCGTGCCGAAAGGCAGCGACGCCCTCGAGCCGACCGCCAATGTCCTGCGCGCAAGTTTCCGGCGCATGACGCCGGCCGAGGCAGCCTCCCTGAAGCCGCTGCGCATCCGTGTCGTCACCGTCCGGCCGGGTGAAAACATCTCGACGCTCGCCGCCCGCATGATGGGCACCGACCGCAAGCTCGATCTCTTCAAACTTATCAATGCCTTGCCCACGGGTGCAGCCGTTTCACCCGGCGATCGCGTCAAGATCATCGCTGAATAA
- a CDS encoding RNA polymerase factor sigma-32: MKNMSADRRMIKIAMAAPYLARQEEHDLAIRWKDHDDRGARNQIAMAHMRLVISMAGKFRNFGLPMSDLVQEGYVGLLEAAARFEPERDVRFSTYASWWIRASIQDYILRNWSIVRGGTSSAQKALFFNLRRLRAKLAKGDTQLTLQSIHQEIAAALGVSLADVQTMDVRLSGNDASLQAPSVSGDAESAEKMDFLVSDDPLPDEQVSNMIDGERRRVWLASALKHLNEREMKIISARRLAEDGATLEELGADLGISKERVRQIESRAMEKLRSALVSADPHMAAYA, from the coding sequence ATGAAGAACATGTCTGCAGACCGGCGCATGATCAAGATCGCGATGGCCGCCCCCTATCTCGCCCGCCAGGAAGAGCACGATCTCGCCATCCGCTGGAAGGATCACGACGACCGCGGCGCGCGCAACCAGATCGCCATGGCCCATATGCGGCTCGTCATATCGATGGCGGGCAAGTTCCGCAATTTCGGCCTGCCGATGAGCGATCTCGTGCAGGAGGGCTATGTCGGCCTGCTGGAGGCCGCCGCCCGCTTCGAGCCGGAACGGGACGTGCGCTTTTCGACCTATGCAAGCTGGTGGATCAGGGCTTCGATCCAGGATTATATCCTGCGCAACTGGTCGATCGTGCGCGGCGGCACGAGCTCGGCGCAAAAGGCGCTGTTCTTCAATCTTCGTCGTCTGCGCGCCAAGCTCGCCAAGGGCGACACACAGCTGACGCTGCAATCCATTCACCAGGAAATCGCCGCGGCGCTCGGCGTCAGCCTCGCCGATGTGCAGACGATGGATGTCAGGCTTTCCGGCAACGACGCCTCGCTGCAGGCGCCTTCGGTCTCCGGCGATGCCGAGAGTGCGGAGAAGATGGACTTCCTCGTCAGCGACGATCCCCTGCCGGACGAGCAGGTTTCCAACATGATCGATGGCGAGCGCCGCCGCGTCTGGCTCGCCTCGGCGCTGAAACATCTCAACGAACGCGAGATGAAAATCATCAGCGCCCGGCGTCTGGCGGAAGACGGTGCCACGCTCGAAGAACTCGGCGCCGATCTCGGTATTTCCAAGGAGCGTGTGCGGCAGATCGAAAGCCGGGCGATGGAGAAGCTCCGCAGCGCGCTGGTGAGCGCCGATCCGCATATGGCGGCCTATGCTTAG
- a CDS encoding CarD family transcriptional regulator, producing the protein MTTQQKKPSTARHGFKTGESIVYPAHGVGTITAIEEQEVAGMKLELFVIDFEKDKMRLKVPVAKAMSIGMRKLSETDFVERALKVVQGKARVKRTMWSRRAQEYDAKINSGDLISIAEVVRDLYRAENQPEQSYSERQLYEAALDRMAREIAAVNKMSETEAVRLVETNLNKGPKRGKAIEEDDSQDEAA; encoded by the coding sequence ATGACGACTCAGCAGAAAAAGCCTTCCACAGCACGCCATGGCTTCAAGACCGGTGAATCGATCGTCTACCCCGCTCACGGCGTCGGTACCATCACCGCTATCGAAGAGCAAGAAGTTGCCGGCATGAAGCTCGAACTTTTCGTTATCGATTTCGAAAAGGACAAGATGCGGCTGAAGGTTCCGGTCGCGAAGGCGATGAGCATCGGCATGCGCAAGCTTTCGGAAACGGATTTCGTCGAGCGTGCATTGAAGGTCGTGCAGGGCAAGGCCCGCGTCAAGCGCACCATGTGGTCCCGCCGCGCCCAGGAATATGATGCCAAGATCAATTCCGGCGACCTGATTTCCATCGCTGAAGTCGTGCGCGATCTCTATCGTGCCGAAAACCAGCCTGAACAGTCCTATTCCGAGCGTCAGCTTTATGAGGCTGCACTCGACCGCATGGCGCGCGAAATCGCCGCCGTCAACAAGATGTCGGAAACCGAAGCCGTCCGCCTCGTCGAGACCAATCTCAACAAGGGTCCGAAGCGCGGCAAGGCGATTGAAGAAGACGATTCGCAGGACGAAGCCGCCTAA
- the fdxA gene encoding ferredoxin FdxA: MTYVVTDNCIKCKYTDCVEVCPVDCFYEGENFLVIHPDECIDCGVCEPECPAEAIKPDTEPGLDKWLKINTEYATIWPNITVKKDPLPEAKEMDGETGKFEKYFSEKPGSGD, encoded by the coding sequence ATGACCTATGTCGTGACCGACAATTGCATCAAGTGCAAATACACCGATTGCGTGGAAGTCTGCCCCGTCGACTGCTTCTACGAGGGCGAGAATTTCCTCGTCATCCATCCCGACGAATGCATCGATTGCGGCGTCTGCGAACCTGAATGTCCCGCCGAGGCGATCAAGCCGGATACCGAGCCGGGCCTCGACAAATGGCTGAAGATCAACACCGAATATGCCACCATCTGGCCGAATATCACGGTGAAGAAGGATCCGTTGCCGGAGGCCAAGGAGATGGATGGCGAGACCGGAAAGTTCGAGAAGTATTTCTCGGAAAAACCCGGTTCCGGCGATTGA
- a CDS encoding RNA-binding S4 domain-containing protein produces MSGETQPTSGSRQRIDKWLFFARMVKSRSLAQSHVQSGHVRVNGERCNHPSQMVKPGDRIELTLERRDVVLVIRLVGERRGPYEEARLLYEDLSPPPDEAKRLTPFEQAIRATGTGRPTKKERRAIDRLMSDED; encoded by the coding sequence ATGAGCGGGGAGACACAGCCGACAAGCGGTTCGCGCCAGCGCATCGACAAGTGGCTGTTCTTCGCGCGCATGGTGAAGTCACGCTCGCTGGCGCAGAGCCATGTCCAATCGGGCCATGTGCGCGTCAACGGCGAGCGCTGCAATCATCCAAGCCAGATGGTCAAGCCGGGTGACCGCATCGAGCTGACGCTGGAGCGGCGCGACGTCGTTCTCGTCATCCGCCTCGTCGGCGAGCGGCGGGGGCCTTACGAGGAGGCCCGGCTGCTCTACGAGGACCTGTCGCCGCCGCCCGATGAGGCAAAACGCCTCACCCCCTTCGAGCAGGCGATCCGGGCGACCGGCACCGGCCGTCCGACCAAAAAGGAACGACGCGCAATCGACAGGCTGATGTCGGACGAGGATTAG